The Streptomyces sp. NBC_01197 genome window below encodes:
- a CDS encoding nitroreductase family deazaflavin-dependent oxidoreductase: protein MLPGTRLVQKVSSTRTFARIAPHVIPAVDRTVHRLTRGKVLLSAQMLPGVILTATGARSGLPRVTPLACMPEKTEPGDGTEREPWPRSWILVGSNFGRPGHPAWTANLLAHPDAEVNWKGQDIQVRARLLEGAERAGVWATALTFWPPYAAYEARVDREIRLFRLERR, encoded by the coding sequence ATGCTTCCCGGAACCCGACTGGTACAGAAGGTGTCGTCCACCCGTACGTTCGCCAGGATCGCGCCCCACGTCATACCGGCCGTGGACCGTACGGTGCACCGGCTGACCCGGGGGAAGGTGCTGCTCAGCGCGCAGATGCTGCCCGGGGTGATCCTCACGGCGACGGGCGCGAGAAGCGGTCTGCCGCGCGTTACGCCGTTGGCGTGCATGCCGGAGAAGACGGAGCCGGGGGACGGGACGGAGCGCGAGCCGTGGCCGCGCAGCTGGATCCTCGTCGGGTCGAACTTCGGGCGGCCGGGCCATCCCGCCTGGACGGCGAATCTGCTGGCGCACCCGGACGCGGAGGTGAACTGGAAGGGGCAGGACATCCAGGTCAGGGCGCGGCTCCTGGAGGGGGCGGAGCGGGCGGGGGTGTGGGCCACGGCGCTGACGTTCTGGCCGCCGTACGCCGCATATGAGGCGCGGGTGGACCGGGAGATCCGGCTCTTCCGTCTGGAGCGCCGCTGA
- a CDS encoding TetR family transcriptional regulator, with protein sequence MTGQVRTVDGRVAGRRGQATRQKLLDCLSEMLSSSPYRDVKVIDVARKAGTSPATFYQYFPDVEGAVLEIAEEMAKEGAGLTELVSGRPWTGKAGWQTAEELVEGFLDFWRRHDAILRVVDLGAAEGDKRFYKIRMKILTSVTNSLTESVKELQGKGRVDKDVSPAAMAGSLVAMLAAVAAHQKGFQTWGVKQAELRPNLALLVHMGITGKKPTK encoded by the coding sequence ATGACAGGACAAGTACGCACCGTCGACGGCCGCGTGGCCGGTCGGCGAGGCCAGGCGACGCGGCAGAAGCTGCTCGACTGCCTCAGCGAGATGCTCAGCTCCTCGCCGTACCGGGACGTCAAGGTCATCGACGTGGCCCGGAAGGCGGGGACTTCGCCCGCGACCTTCTATCAGTACTTCCCGGACGTCGAGGGCGCGGTCCTCGAAATCGCCGAGGAAATGGCCAAGGAGGGTGCGGGGCTCACCGAGTTGGTCTCCGGACGCCCCTGGACCGGCAAGGCCGGCTGGCAGACGGCCGAAGAACTCGTCGAGGGATTCCTCGACTTCTGGCGCCGACACGACGCGATCCTCCGCGTCGTCGACCTCGGCGCGGCGGAGGGGGACAAGCGGTTCTACAAGATCCGAATGAAGATCCTGACCTCCGTCACCAACTCCCTGACCGAGTCGGTCAAGGAGCTACAGGGGAAGGGCAGGGTCGACAAGGACGTCAGCCCGGCGGCGATGGCCGGCTCCCTGGTCGCCATGCTGGCCGCGGTGGCCGCGCACCAGAAGGGGTTCCAGACCTGGGGCGTCAAACAGGCTGAACTCCGCCCGAACCTCGCCCTCTTGGTCCATATGGGCATTACGGGTAAGAAGCCGACAAAGTAA
- a CDS encoding pyridoxine/pyridoxamine 5'-phosphate oxidase: MARMDDFTEFLHTLRVWDLPELPEFDPDTAPAAPLPLFQEWLRSAAAAGQPEPHAMTLATVDAAGRPDVRTLMLHGADARGWHFASHSGSAKGRQLAARPEAALGFYWAAQARQVRLRGPVTAAPAAEGQADLHARSTGALAAALTGRMSAVLGSLGELEEASAAAWECAQADPEAPVPSWTSYVLDPAEVEFFQGDARRCHVRLRYRRTESRDWARELLWP, translated from the coding sequence ATGGCCCGTATGGACGACTTCACCGAGTTCCTGCACACCCTGCGGGTCTGGGACCTGCCCGAACTGCCGGAGTTCGATCCGGACACCGCACCCGCCGCTCCCCTCCCGCTCTTCCAGGAGTGGCTGCGTTCCGCGGCTGCCGCCGGTCAGCCCGAGCCGCACGCCATGACGCTCGCCACTGTCGACGCCGCCGGGCGCCCCGACGTACGGACGCTGATGCTGCACGGCGCGGATGCGCGCGGCTGGCACTTCGCCTCGCACTCCGGGAGCGCCAAGGGCCGTCAGCTGGCCGCGCGTCCGGAGGCCGCGCTCGGCTTCTACTGGGCGGCGCAGGCCCGGCAGGTCCGGCTGCGCGGGCCGGTGACCGCCGCGCCCGCCGCCGAGGGGCAGGCCGATCTGCACGCCCGCTCGACCGGGGCGCTGGCAGCCGCGCTCACCGGGCGGATGAGTGCAGTGCTGGGTTCACTGGGCGAGCTGGAGGAGGCATCGGCCGCCGCGTGGGAGTGTGCGCAGGCCGATCCGGAGGCGCCCGTACCGAGCTGGACGAGCTATGTGCTGGACCCGGCCGAGGTGGAGTTCTTCCAGGGCGACGCCCGCCGCTGTCATGTGCGGCTGCGCTACCGGCGTACGGAGAGCAGGGACTGGGCGCGCGAGCTGCTCTGGCCGTAG
- a CDS encoding carbohydrate ABC transporter permease, protein MSIDVRAETAVPAQRTGQDRLDQRELRRRERRFQHRDKWWGYALIAPAGIGLAVFYLWPVVQTVYYSFTEWGAFGGTSWIGLSNYRTLVGDPEFWQSLGNTGIYTGLVLLGIPLSMVLAVLLNLKGLTGTGMYRTFYFLPVVTMPAAVAVVWRWLYNGDAGILNHALSAIGINGTYWVSDPHVIRFAVAVVGVWMTVGYNMILLLAGLQSIPGDYYEAASLDGAGRIRQFFSVTLPLLSPTLFFTTVLSIIQSLQVFDLVYLIIGGNTQNALQNPAYSEGQTVVMLFFQKAFFDNQRGYGAAIVCVLFVLIMALTAIQFRLQKRWVHYA, encoded by the coding sequence ATGAGTATCGATGTGCGTGCGGAAACCGCCGTACCGGCGCAGCGCACCGGCCAGGACCGCCTGGACCAGCGGGAGCTGCGCCGCCGTGAGCGCCGCTTCCAGCACCGGGACAAGTGGTGGGGGTACGCCCTGATCGCCCCGGCCGGGATCGGCCTCGCGGTCTTCTACCTGTGGCCCGTGGTGCAGACGGTGTACTACAGCTTCACCGAGTGGGGTGCCTTCGGCGGGACCAGCTGGATCGGTCTCTCCAACTACCGCACGCTGGTGGGCGATCCCGAGTTCTGGCAGTCGCTGGGCAACACCGGCATCTACACCGGTCTCGTGCTGCTGGGGATCCCGCTGTCGATGGTGCTGGCGGTGCTGCTGAACCTCAAGGGCCTGACGGGCACCGGCATGTACCGCACGTTCTACTTCCTGCCGGTGGTCACGATGCCCGCCGCGGTCGCGGTGGTCTGGCGCTGGCTCTACAACGGCGACGCAGGCATCCTCAACCACGCGCTGTCCGCGATCGGCATCAACGGCACGTACTGGGTGTCGGACCCGCACGTGATCCGCTTCGCGGTCGCCGTCGTCGGCGTGTGGATGACCGTCGGCTACAACATGATCCTGCTGCTTGCCGGTCTCCAGTCCATCCCGGGCGATTACTACGAGGCGGCTTCGCTCGACGGCGCCGGGCGCATCCGGCAGTTCTTCTCGGTCACGCTGCCGCTGCTGAGCCCCACGCTGTTCTTCACCACCGTGCTGTCGATCATCCAGTCCTTGCAGGTCTTCGACCTGGTGTATCTGATCATCGGCGGCAACACGCAGAACGCGCTGCAGAACCCGGCCTACAGCGAGGGCCAGACGGTCGTGATGCTCTTCTTCCAGAAGGCGTTCTTCGACAACCAGCGCGGCTACGGAGCGGCGATCGTCTGTGTGCTGTTCGTCCTGATCATGGCGCTGACCGCCATCCAGTTCCGGTTGCAGAAGAGGTGGGTCCACTATGCGTGA
- a CDS encoding DUF397 domain-containing protein yields MSAELAWFKSSYSNNEGGECLEVSYDWRKSSYSNNEGGACVEVAAHPRAVHIRDSKVPEGPTFTVAPAAWTTFVEQLPA; encoded by the coding sequence ATGAGCGCCGAACTGGCCTGGTTCAAGAGCAGTTACAGCAACAACGAGGGCGGTGAGTGCCTCGAAGTCTCCTACGACTGGCGCAAGTCGAGCTACAGCAACAACGAGGGTGGGGCCTGCGTAGAGGTAGCAGCGCACCCCCGCGCCGTCCACATCCGGGACTCCAAGGTCCCCGAGGGCCCGACCTTCACGGTCGCCCCGGCCGCCTGGACGACGTTCGTGGAGCAGCTCCCCGCCTGA
- a CDS encoding helix-turn-helix domain-containing protein has product MATSKPSEVNAAQPSPARKHVGDLIRNFRSRAGLTRQDVGDRLLISESLAGAYERGERIPTTSFLKDADGVLDARGALKSCIPLMEDEKYPRTFVGWVRLEKIASSISAYENMFFPGLLQTEEYIQALYEERVPQFSEAEIQKHVEARLERQAVLSRDPLPIVAYVIEESVLQRPIGGKSVLRNQMLHVLKCMQTMHHLMVQVMPTDRTAHAGLNGPFQLASTPDGRNWAYDESQVGGTLISNPQQVNQMIDRFGKLRAQAHTPWESAELIERMADQL; this is encoded by the coding sequence GTGGCAACCAGTAAGCCGAGCGAAGTGAACGCGGCGCAGCCGTCACCGGCGCGCAAGCACGTAGGGGACCTGATCAGGAACTTCCGCTCCCGCGCGGGGCTGACGAGACAGGATGTGGGCGACCGGCTGCTCATCTCGGAGTCACTGGCCGGGGCGTACGAACGCGGCGAGCGCATCCCGACGACGAGCTTCCTCAAGGACGCGGACGGGGTGCTGGACGCGCGGGGCGCGCTCAAGTCGTGCATCCCGTTGATGGAGGACGAGAAGTACCCGCGCACGTTCGTGGGTTGGGTGCGGCTGGAGAAGATCGCGTCCAGCATCAGCGCGTACGAGAACATGTTCTTCCCGGGGCTGCTCCAGACCGAGGAGTACATCCAGGCGCTGTACGAGGAGCGCGTCCCGCAGTTCTCGGAGGCGGAGATCCAGAAGCATGTCGAGGCCCGGCTGGAACGCCAGGCGGTGCTGAGCCGGGACCCGCTGCCGATCGTGGCGTACGTCATCGAGGAGTCGGTGCTGCAACGGCCCATCGGCGGGAAGTCCGTGCTGCGGAACCAGATGCTGCACGTACTGAAGTGCATGCAGACGATGCACCATCTGATGGTGCAGGTGATGCCTACGGACAGGACTGCGCACGCGGGGCTGAACGGTCCTTTCCAGCTGGCCAGCACGCCGGACGGGCGTAATTGGGCCTACGACGAAAGCCAGGTGGGAGGTACGTTGATCTCGAATCCGCAGCAGGTCAACCAAATGATCGACCGCTTCGGAAAGCTGCGGGCCCAGGCGCATACGCCCTGGGAGTCCGCCGAACTGATCGAGAGGATGGCGGATCAGCTATGA
- a CDS encoding ABC transporter substrate-binding protein has translation MRRRSLLTAAAATLAAAPLATGCSSSSSASPSGGGSRRGRITYGVWDIYQVPAMQRAAREFERTRPGVKVDVQLTPNGTYWTKLRTACTGGVAPDVFWMNGPNFGLYADAGQLLPLETTGSDAVVHPADFPSDLISLYRWKGVQYGAPKDFDTVAVWFNKEIFDRAKVDYPDASWTWQDLISNAQRLTDRKRGIYGVGAPVREQENYYNSIPQAGGYVISKDKTRSGYSDEHTLEGLQLWIDLIHRYRASPTLQQMADTDPTQMFQSGTLAMTYECSYNAATFYADPELRAKVDVAPMPRGRHRATVLHGLANVVYARTPHPELAKEFVQFLGSEQASLLQGKYGTAIPARNGTAEPWAAGMPKFDLQVHLDALDYAVLYPTSTNTAAWQHKDQMWLAKAWSGTESLKGATRSLTDAMNQLLAQERRGRS, from the coding sequence GTGCGCAGACGTTCTCTCCTCACGGCGGCGGCCGCCACGCTGGCGGCGGCTCCGCTCGCGACCGGCTGCTCCTCCTCGTCCTCCGCGTCCCCCTCGGGCGGCGGCTCCCGGCGCGGGCGCATCACCTACGGCGTCTGGGACATCTACCAGGTGCCCGCCATGCAACGCGCGGCGCGCGAGTTCGAGCGCACCCGGCCGGGCGTGAAGGTCGATGTCCAGCTCACCCCGAACGGGACGTACTGGACCAAACTCCGCACCGCGTGCACCGGTGGCGTCGCTCCCGACGTCTTCTGGATGAACGGACCGAACTTCGGGCTCTACGCGGACGCCGGGCAGCTGCTCCCGCTGGAGACCACCGGGTCCGACGCCGTGGTGCACCCCGCCGACTTCCCGTCCGACCTGATCTCGCTGTACCGCTGGAAAGGCGTCCAGTACGGCGCCCCGAAAGACTTCGACACGGTCGCGGTCTGGTTCAACAAGGAGATCTTCGACCGGGCCAAGGTCGACTATCCGGACGCGTCCTGGACCTGGCAGGACCTGATCTCCAACGCCCAGCGGCTCACCGACCGCAAGCGCGGGATCTACGGCGTCGGGGCTCCGGTCCGCGAGCAGGAGAACTACTACAACTCGATACCGCAGGCCGGCGGCTATGTCATCTCCAAGGACAAGACGCGCTCCGGCTACTCCGACGAGCACACGCTTGAGGGGCTGCAGCTGTGGATTGACCTGATCCACCGCTACCGGGCCTCGCCGACCCTCCAGCAGATGGCGGACACGGACCCCACCCAGATGTTCCAGTCCGGGACGCTTGCCATGACGTACGAGTGCTCGTACAACGCGGCGACGTTCTACGCCGACCCCGAGCTGCGGGCCAAGGTGGACGTCGCGCCGATGCCCAGGGGCCGGCACCGCGCCACCGTCCTGCACGGTCTGGCCAACGTCGTCTACGCACGTACCCCGCACCCGGAGCTGGCCAAGGAGTTCGTCCAGTTCCTCGGCAGTGAGCAGGCGTCGCTGCTCCAGGGCAAGTACGGGACGGCCATCCCGGCCCGTAACGGCACGGCCGAACCGTGGGCGGCCGGGATGCCGAAGTTCGACCTCCAGGTGCACCTGGACGCTCTCGATTACGCGGTGCTCTACCCCACGTCGACCAACACCGCTGCCTGGCAGCACAAGGATCAGATGTGGCTCGCCAAGGCGTGGAGCGGGACCGAGAGCCTGAAGGGGGCCACCCGCTCTCTGACCGACGCGATGAACCAGCTGCTCGCACAGGAGAGAAGGGGTCGGTCCTGA
- a CDS encoding carbohydrate ABC transporter permease — MREATRDTGSSRARNRSRQGRLWPAHVLLSLGAVVTVFPLVWEVLTSFKSFGESVQVPPTILPAHWDWSNYGKVFDAVPLGRQFVNTAVMALLRTGAQLLLCSMAAYAFARIRFPGRGVIFLGFLAVLMVPGQLFLLPQYQIMQDLGWLDSMQALVIPGMFSAFGTFLLRQFFMGLPEELEEAARLDGANPFTVFWRVALPLAKPGLLALGVLTFLWSWNDLMWPLIVNTDPAKMPLSAGLASLQGAHLTEYPILMAGSLLATLPVIVVFVAMQRQFIQGIAFSGMKG; from the coding sequence ATGCGTGAGGCGACGCGGGACACCGGCAGTTCCCGTGCCCGGAACAGAAGCCGCCAGGGCAGGCTGTGGCCTGCGCACGTCCTGCTCTCGCTGGGCGCGGTCGTCACGGTCTTCCCGCTGGTGTGGGAGGTGCTGACCTCCTTCAAGAGCTTCGGCGAGTCCGTACAGGTGCCGCCGACGATCCTGCCCGCGCACTGGGACTGGTCGAACTACGGCAAGGTCTTCGACGCGGTCCCGCTCGGGCGGCAGTTCGTGAACACGGCCGTGATGGCGCTGCTGCGGACCGGGGCGCAGCTGCTGCTGTGCTCGATGGCGGCGTACGCCTTCGCCCGCATCCGCTTTCCCGGGCGCGGGGTGATCTTCCTCGGCTTCCTGGCCGTGCTGATGGTGCCGGGGCAGCTGTTCCTGCTGCCGCAGTACCAGATCATGCAGGACCTCGGCTGGCTGGACTCCATGCAGGCGCTGGTGATCCCGGGGATGTTCTCGGCCTTCGGCACCTTTCTGCTGCGGCAGTTCTTCATGGGCCTGCCGGAGGAATTGGAGGAGGCGGCCCGGCTGGACGGCGCCAACCCCTTCACGGTCTTCTGGCGAGTGGCTCTGCCGCTGGCCAAGCCGGGTCTGCTGGCGCTGGGCGTGCTCACGTTCCTGTGGTCATGGAACGACCTGATGTGGCCCCTGATCGTGAACACGGACCCGGCGAAGATGCCCCTGTCGGCCGGCCTGGCCTCACTCCAGGGCGCGCACCTGACCGAGTACCCGATCCTGATGGCGGGGTCCTTGCTCGCGACACTGCCGGTGATCGTGGTGTTCGTCGCGATGCAGCGGCAGTTCATCCAGGGGATCGCGTTCTCGGGGATGAAGGGGTAG
- a CDS encoding class I SAM-dependent methyltransferase: MSESARDASRTAVLVCQGRAAADGRAAAGRFADPVAARLLGVAERAPVDEVRAGTPPQGWRARTTYESVRACAEVVVPRTVAIDEALRARVTGQLVILGAGLDTRAWRLPELSRTAVWEVDHPASQQDKRARLAEAERAAGEPEEGAGLPALARSVRFAPVDFAVDDLGAVLDAAGHDPAAPTTWLWEGVVPYLTRDEVRATVAAFAARTAPGSALVVNYQAPSVKAAAGRLLTRVLGSSVMAGEPWRSLWKPQTMAALLAEYGLRVVSDDTLLALTHTLAGPAGERTSLRSGRVAVAESH, translated from the coding sequence ATGAGCGAGAGCGCACGGGATGCCAGCAGGACAGCGGTGCTGGTCTGCCAGGGGCGGGCAGCCGCGGACGGCAGGGCTGCTGCCGGCCGGTTCGCGGATCCGGTGGCGGCCCGGCTGCTGGGCGTCGCGGAGCGTGCGCCGGTGGACGAGGTGCGCGCGGGTACTCCGCCGCAGGGCTGGCGGGCACGCACCACGTACGAGAGTGTGCGGGCGTGCGCCGAGGTGGTCGTGCCACGGACGGTGGCGATCGACGAGGCCCTGCGCGCCCGCGTGACCGGCCAGCTCGTCATCCTCGGCGCCGGTCTGGACACGCGCGCATGGCGTCTGCCCGAACTCTCCCGGACAGCTGTCTGGGAGGTCGACCATCCGGCCTCCCAGCAGGACAAGCGCGCCCGCCTCGCCGAGGCCGAGCGGGCGGCCGGGGAGCCCGAGGAGGGCGCCGGACTGCCGGCCCTCGCCCGGTCCGTGCGGTTCGCGCCGGTCGACTTCGCCGTCGACGACCTCGGTGCGGTGCTGGACGCCGCCGGGCACGACCCCGCCGCGCCGACGACTTGGCTGTGGGAGGGCGTCGTCCCGTACCTCACACGCGACGAAGTGCGCGCCACGGTGGCCGCGTTCGCCGCCCGGACGGCCCCGGGCAGCGCGCTCGTCGTCAACTACCAGGCGCCGTCGGTGAAAGCGGCCGCAGGGCGGCTGCTGACACGCGTGCTCGGCAGTTCCGTCATGGCGGGCGAGCCGTGGCGCTCGCTGTGGAAGCCGCAGACGATGGCCGCGCTGCTCGCGGAGTACGGCCTGCGGGTGGTGTCGGACGACACCCTCCTCGCCCTCACGCACACCCTCGCCGGCCCGGCGGGGGAACGGACATCGTTGCGGTCGGGCCGGGTGGCCGTCGCGGAGAGCCACTGA
- a CDS encoding acyl-CoA dehydrogenase family protein has translation MDAAFTAEQDEIRRTLRELLTKRCGPDGVKAAAATPAGYDQELWRVLAEQLGLPGLAIPAEYGGVGCGPAELVLACEETGRALLPSPLFATAALAAPLITALGTETQRAELLPGIARGELTVTLAAPLGPALGLLGDNAGDWAGGGRAGGVQARPTEDGWRLYGQADQVLDGHSAGVLLVAAHTGGFARSRTLLFLVRADAAGMSRVRQTALDATRPQARIELRDTAAELLGERGQGAADVPKALARTGCAVAAVLAAEAVGAADRALERTVEHVRQREQFGRPIGSFQAVKHRLAELYVQVQAARSAAYYAAWDPAAGGLALAQGLEALRSAASEAVQLHGGIGFTWEHDIQLYFKRASSDELLFGPVHGLRAHAAERAGLFTGRAAVAV, from the coding sequence ATGGATGCCGCCTTCACAGCGGAGCAGGACGAGATCCGCCGCACTCTGCGCGAACTGCTCACGAAACGCTGCGGCCCGGACGGGGTCAAGGCCGCAGCGGCCACCCCGGCCGGGTACGACCAGGAGCTCTGGCGCGTCCTCGCCGAACAGCTCGGGCTGCCCGGCCTCGCGATCCCCGCTGAGTACGGCGGTGTGGGGTGCGGCCCCGCCGAGCTGGTGCTCGCCTGCGAGGAGACGGGCCGGGCGCTGCTGCCGTCCCCCCTGTTCGCTACGGCGGCGCTCGCCGCGCCGCTGATCACCGCACTCGGCACCGAGACCCAGCGCGCGGAGCTCCTCCCGGGCATCGCACGCGGCGAGCTGACCGTCACCCTGGCGGCGCCGCTCGGGCCCGCGCTCGGGCTGCTCGGCGACAACGCGGGCGACTGGGCGGGCGGCGGCCGGGCCGGTGGCGTCCAGGCGCGGCCCACCGAGGACGGGTGGCGGCTGTACGGGCAGGCCGACCAGGTGCTCGACGGTCACAGCGCCGGAGTCCTGCTGGTCGCCGCGCACACCGGGGGGTTCGCCCGGAGCCGCACGCTGCTCTTCCTCGTACGGGCCGACGCCGCCGGGATGTCCCGGGTACGGCAGACCGCGCTGGACGCGACCCGGCCGCAGGCCCGTATCGAACTACGCGATACCGCAGCGGAGTTGCTCGGTGAGAGAGGCCAAGGGGCTGCCGATGTGCCGAAGGCGCTGGCCCGTACCGGGTGTGCGGTGGCTGCCGTGCTGGCCGCCGAGGCGGTCGGCGCGGCGGACCGGGCGCTGGAGCGTACGGTCGAACACGTCCGGCAGCGTGAGCAGTTCGGACGGCCCATCGGCTCGTTCCAGGCCGTGAAGCACCGCCTGGCCGAGCTCTATGTGCAGGTACAGGCGGCCAGGTCGGCGGCCTACTACGCGGCCTGGGACCCGGCCGCGGGCGGGCTCGCGCTGGCACAGGGGCTGGAAGCGCTGCGGAGCGCCGCGTCCGAGGCGGTCCAGCTGCACGGTGGGATCGGCTTCACCTGGGAGCACGACATCCAGCTGTACTTCAAGCGGGCGTCGTCGGACGAGCTGCTGTTCGGGCCGGTGCACGGGCTGCGCGCGCACGCGGCGGAGCGTGCGGGGCTCTTCACCGGGCGAGCGGCGGTCGCGGTCTGA
- a CDS encoding thiolase C-terminal domain-containing protein — MSSVISARPRRRVAVAGVALSDCGKVDDATPYALHAQAARRALADSGLGREVIDGFGSAGLGTLAPVEVAEYLGLKPTWVDSTSVGGSTWEVMAAHAADAIAAGHANAVLLVYGSTARADIKARRRTSNLSFGARGPLQFEVPYGHSLIAKYAMAARRHMHEYGTTLEQLAEVAVQARANAATNPDALYRDPVTVDEVLGGPMIADPFTKLHCCIRSDGGCAVLLVAEDYVPDCAKAPVWVLGAGEHVSHTTMSEWDDFTVSPAAVSGRLAFERAGVRPAEIDLAEIYDAFTYMTLVTLEDLGFCGKGEGGAFVEKGRLLRDGELPVNTDGGGLSACHPGMRGLFLLVEAVRQLRGEAGEGRQVHKAGGRLPELAVASGTGGWFCSSGTVVLGRG; from the coding sequence ATGTCCTCTGTCATATCTGCCCGGCCGCGGCGGCGGGTCGCCGTCGCCGGTGTCGCCCTGTCGGACTGCGGCAAGGTCGACGACGCCACCCCGTACGCCCTGCACGCCCAGGCCGCGCGCCGCGCGCTCGCCGACTCGGGCCTCGGCCGCGAGGTGATCGACGGCTTCGGCTCTGCGGGCCTCGGCACCCTCGCCCCGGTGGAGGTCGCCGAGTACCTGGGCCTGAAACCCACCTGGGTGGACTCCACCTCCGTCGGCGGTTCCACCTGGGAGGTCATGGCCGCCCACGCCGCCGACGCCATCGCGGCGGGCCACGCCAACGCGGTGCTGCTGGTGTACGGCTCCACGGCCCGCGCCGACATCAAGGCGCGGCGCCGTACGTCGAACCTCTCCTTCGGCGCACGCGGCCCGCTCCAGTTCGAGGTCCCGTACGGCCACTCGCTCATCGCCAAGTACGCGATGGCCGCCCGCCGCCATATGCACGAGTACGGCACGACGCTGGAGCAGCTCGCCGAGGTGGCGGTGCAGGCGCGGGCGAACGCGGCGACCAATCCGGACGCCCTGTACCGCGATCCGGTCACCGTGGACGAGGTGCTGGGCGGGCCGATGATCGCGGACCCGTTCACCAAACTGCACTGCTGCATCCGCAGCGACGGCGGCTGCGCCGTGCTGCTGGTGGCCGAGGACTACGTACCGGACTGCGCGAAGGCTCCCGTGTGGGTGCTTGGGGCCGGGGAGCACGTCTCACACACCACGATGTCGGAGTGGGACGACTTCACGGTCTCCCCGGCGGCGGTCAGCGGCCGGCTGGCCTTCGAGCGTGCGGGGGTCCGCCCGGCGGAGATCGACCTCGCCGAGATCTACGACGCCTTCACCTATATGACGCTGGTGACGCTGGAGGATCTGGGGTTCTGCGGGAAGGGCGAGGGCGGCGCGTTCGTGGAGAAGGGCCGGCTGCTGCGCGACGGCGAGCTCCCCGTCAACACCGACGGCGGCGGCCTCTCCGCCTGCCATCCCGGGATGCGGGGCCTGTTCCTGCTGGTCGAGGCGGTACGACAGCTACGCGGCGAGGCGGGCGAGGGCCGCCAGGTACACAAGGCGGGCGGCCGACTGCCGGAGCTGGCGGTCGCTTCGGGGACGGGCGGGTGGTTCTGCTCGTCGGGGACGGTGGTGCTGGGGCGGGGTTAG